One Thermococcus sp. M39 genomic region harbors:
- a CDS encoding ribose 1,5-bisphosphate isomerase, whose product MTLVKEVYEIAEKIKNMEIRGAGKIARSAALALQVQAEKSKAKTADELWKELKEAAKLLHSTRPTAVSLPNALRYVMYRGKIAYQGGADLEQLKFIVINAAKEFIHNSEKAIERIAEFGAKRIEDGDIIMTHCHSKAAIGVMKKAWEEGKEIKVIVTETRPKWQGKLTAKELAEAGIPVIYVVDSAARHYMKMTDKVVMGADSITANGAVINKIGTALIALTAKEHRVWVMIAAETYKFHPETMLGQLVEIEMRDPYEVIPKEELETWPKNIEVWNPAFDVTPAEYIDVIITEKGVIPPYAAIDILKEEFGWAFKYTEPWED is encoded by the coding sequence ATGACGCTGGTTAAGGAGGTCTATGAAATTGCTGAAAAAATCAAGAACATGGAAATCAGAGGGGCTGGCAAAATAGCTCGCTCTGCAGCTCTTGCTTTACAAGTACAAGCTGAAAAGAGCAAGGCAAAAACAGCTGATGAGCTTTGGAAGGAGTTAAAAGAAGCGGCAAAGCTTTTGCACTCAACAAGGCCAACTGCTGTTTCTCTGCCAAATGCTTTGAGATACGTTATGTATCGCGGTAAAATAGCATATCAAGGGGGAGCAGACTTAGAACAGCTGAAATTCATCGTTATTAACGCAGCAAAGGAGTTCATACACAACTCAGAGAAAGCCATAGAAAGAATAGCAGAGTTTGGAGCAAAGAGAATTGAAGATGGGGATATAATAATGACCCACTGCCACTCAAAAGCAGCAATCGGTGTTATGAAGAAAGCTTGGGAAGAGGGAAAAGAAATCAAAGTAATCGTAACTGAGACAAGACCTAAATGGCAAGGCAAGCTAACAGCAAAAGAGCTCGCAGAGGCTGGAATTCCCGTGATTTATGTCGTTGATTCAGCCGCAAGGCACTACATGAAGATGACTGACAAAGTTGTCATGGGAGCTGACAGCATAACAGCCAACGGAGCTGTGATAAACAAGATTGGTACAGCTTTGATAGCTTTAACAGCCAAGGAGCATAGGGTTTGGGTCATGATTGCAGCTGAAACCTACAAGTTCCATCCAGAAACAATGCTCGGTCAGCTGGTTGAGATTGAGATGAGAGATCCTTATGAGGTTATTCCCAAGGAAGAGCTCGAAACATGGCCGAAGAACATTGAGGTATGGAACCCAGCATTTGATGTAACTCCCGCGGAATATATTGACGTCATAATAACTGAGAAAGG